One Siniperca chuatsi isolate FFG_IHB_CAS linkage group LG3, ASM2008510v1, whole genome shotgun sequence genomic region harbors:
- the traf5 gene encoding TNF receptor-associated factor 5 isoform X4 produces the protein MVRPLRRISATKRTFRGRDGFSDFVLPEKHAEEFALSTFCRLMATADTKLGGSEESSLRSEESRLGSEESRQRSTGPVSSWESELTSIQHSLKFVLTLKEEFVCPVCRGVVLNPQQNSCGHIYCFHCLQGLLESSSPSSPVCPVDGAVITPAEVFQDNCCKREISNLEVYCSNSPACTSVVTLNHLQEHLRSCQYEQLQCCNPGCRAALQRRYLQEHLTDTCPQRMEPCPHCQQPQRLSLIQDHVQSSCPEVEVDCPNSCPQKVPRNKLTEHRDSCPEVHTHCSYKRFGCSVQDKRGKVKLHEDAAVSHHMLLVLRSNSHLEQQVEVLHQEAQLRQQEVQTDSLLLAGLQKKIRPLLQQNSSHEHIVSTAQRTLSRQEDALSTIQLDVQQVSRILGPGLEELEQLRKSLDAVIEEVSATEALKEHLETLEENLKRHSGLLDLHAAQLSRNKQHLQELEATSYDGKLIWKIDNFRNRREAEAKGQPPCLSSVPFHTGRCGYKMAAKVYLNGDGEGRGTHLSLYVVLMPGDFDALLPWPFRQTVSLFVLDQSGAGNHRSLSFRPDPTSKSFQRPAAESVSNVAVGFSCFIPLNKLDTPQNAAYVNDDTLFVKVKVDMAGLEQL, from the exons ATGGTGCGTCCTTTGAGGAGAATATCGGCGACTAAACGGACATTTAGAGGAAGAGACGGATTCAGTGACTTTGTTTTACCAGAAAAACATGCGGAAGAGTTCGCCCTGAGTACCTTCTGCAG ACTTATGGCAACAGCAGATACAAAGCTGGGAGGATCCGAGGAGTCCAGTTTGCGGTCTGAGGAGTCGAGACTGGGGTCCGAGGAGTCCAGGCAGAGGTCGACGGGCCCCGTCAGCTCCTGGGAGTCGGAGCTGACCTCCATCCAGCACTCCCTGAAGTTTGTGTTGACGCTGAAGGAGGAGTTTGTTTGTCCCGTCTGCAGAGGAGTCGTGCTCAACCCTCAGCAGAACTCCTGTGGACACATCTACTGTTTCCACTGTCTCCAAGGACTGCT GGAGAGTTCTTCGCCGTCCAGCCCGGTGTGTCCAGTGGACGGAGCCGTGATCACGCCGGCTGAG GTTTTCCAGGACAACTGCTGCAAACGAGAGATCTCCAATTTAGAAGTGTACTGCAGCAACTCGCCGGCCTGCACCTCTGTCGTCACACTAAACCACCTGCAG GAGCACCTGAGGTCGTGTCAGTATGAGCAGCTGCAGTGCTGCAATCCAGGCTGCAGGGCGGCGCTACAGAGGAGATACCTGCAGGAACACCTGACCGACACCTGTCCTCAGCGCATGGAGCCCTGCCCACACTGCCAGCAACCGCAGCGACTCAGCCTCATCCAG GATCATGTGCAGAGCTCCTGTCCGGAGGTGGAGGTGGACTGTCCCAACAGCTGCCCCCAGAAGGTTCCCAGAAACAAG CTGACGGAGCACAGAGACTCGTGTCCGGAGGTTCACACCCACTGTTCTTACAAGAGGTTCGGCTGCTCTGTTCAG GATAAGAGAGGGAAAGTGAAGCTGCATGAAGACGCTGCTGTCAGCCATCACATGCTGCTGGTCCTGAGGAGTAACTCCCACCTGGAGCAACAG GTGGAGGTTCTCCACCAGGAGGCGCAGCTGAGGCAGCAGGAGGTCCAGACGGACAGTTTGCTGCTCGCTGGTCTGCAGAAGAAGATCAGGCCGCTTCTGCAACAGAACAGCAGCCATGAACACATCGTCTCTACGGCTCAG AGGACTCTGAGCAGGCAGGAGGACGCCCTGTCCACCATCCAGCTGGACGTCCAGCAGGTGTCTCGGATACTCGGTCCTGgtctggaggagctggagcagCTCAGAAAGTCTCTGGATGCTGTGATTGAAGAGGTGTCGGCAACAGAGGCCCTCAAAGAACACCTGG AAACTTTGGAGGAGAATCTGAAGCGTCACTCGGGTCTCCTGGATCTCCATGCCGCTCAGCTCAGTCGCAACAAGCAGCACCTGCAGGAGCTCGAGGCGACGTCCTACGACGGCAAACTGATCTGGAAGATCGACAACTTCAGGAACAGGAGGGAAGCCGAGGCCAAAGGTCAGCCGCCTTGCCTGAGCAGCGTGCCGTTCCACACCGGACGCTGCGGCTACAAAATGGCTGCCAAGGTCTATCTTAATGGGGACGGGGAGGGAAGAGGGACTCACCTGTCCCTTTATGTTGTCCTGATGCCGGGAGACTTCGATGCTCTGCTGCCGTGGCCTTTCAGACAGACCGTGTCTCTGTTTGTTCTGGATCAAAGCGGTGCCGGTAACCACCGGAGTCTCAGCTTCAGACCCGACCCGACGTCCAAAAGCTTCCAACGACCCGCCGCTGAGTCCGTCAGCAACGTAGCTGTTGGATTTTCATGCTTCATTCCCCTCAACAAGCTGGATACGCCCCAAAACGCTGCGTATGTCAACGATGACACGCTGTTTGTCAAAGTGAAGGTGGACATGGCAGGTTTAGAGCAGCTGTAA
- the traf5 gene encoding TNF receptor-associated factor 5 isoform X6, which produces MATADTKLGGSEESSLRSEESRLGSEESRQRSTGPVSSWESELTSIQHSLKFVLTLKEEFVCPVCRGVVLNPQQNSCGHIYCFHCLQGLLESSSPSSPVCPVDGAVITPAEVFQDNCCKREISNLEVYCSNSPACTSVVTLNHLQEHLRSCQYEQLQCCNPGCRAALQRRYLQEHLTDTCPQRMEPCPHCQQPQRLSLIQDHVQSSCPEVEVDCPNSCPQKVPRNKLTEHRDSCPEVHTHCSYKRFGCSVQDKRGKVKLHEDAAVSHHMLLVLRSNSHLEQQVEVLHQEAQLRQQEVQTDSLLLAGLQKKIRPLLQQNSSHEHIVSTAQRTLSRQEDALSTIQLDVQQVSRILGPGLEELEQLRKSLDAVIEEVSATEALKEHLETLEENLKRHSGLLDLHAAQLSRNKQHLQELEATSYDGKLIWKIDNFRNRREAEAKGQPPCLSSVPFHTGRCGYKMAAKVYLNGDGEGRGTHLSLYVVLMPGDFDALLPWPFRQTVSLFVLDQSGAGNHRSLSFRPDPTSKSFQRPAAESVSNVAVGFSCFIPLNKLDTPQNAAYVNDDTLFVKVKVDMAGLEQL; this is translated from the exons ATGGCAACAGCAGATACAAAGCTGGGAGGATCCGAGGAGTCCAGTTTGCGGTCTGAGGAGTCGAGACTGGGGTCCGAGGAGTCCAGGCAGAGGTCGACGGGCCCCGTCAGCTCCTGGGAGTCGGAGCTGACCTCCATCCAGCACTCCCTGAAGTTTGTGTTGACGCTGAAGGAGGAGTTTGTTTGTCCCGTCTGCAGAGGAGTCGTGCTCAACCCTCAGCAGAACTCCTGTGGACACATCTACTGTTTCCACTGTCTCCAAGGACTGCT GGAGAGTTCTTCGCCGTCCAGCCCGGTGTGTCCAGTGGACGGAGCCGTGATCACGCCGGCTGAG GTTTTCCAGGACAACTGCTGCAAACGAGAGATCTCCAATTTAGAAGTGTACTGCAGCAACTCGCCGGCCTGCACCTCTGTCGTCACACTAAACCACCTGCAG GAGCACCTGAGGTCGTGTCAGTATGAGCAGCTGCAGTGCTGCAATCCAGGCTGCAGGGCGGCGCTACAGAGGAGATACCTGCAGGAACACCTGACCGACACCTGTCCTCAGCGCATGGAGCCCTGCCCACACTGCCAGCAACCGCAGCGACTCAGCCTCATCCAG GATCATGTGCAGAGCTCCTGTCCGGAGGTGGAGGTGGACTGTCCCAACAGCTGCCCCCAGAAGGTTCCCAGAAACAAG CTGACGGAGCACAGAGACTCGTGTCCGGAGGTTCACACCCACTGTTCTTACAAGAGGTTCGGCTGCTCTGTTCAG GATAAGAGAGGGAAAGTGAAGCTGCATGAAGACGCTGCTGTCAGCCATCACATGCTGCTGGTCCTGAGGAGTAACTCCCACCTGGAGCAACAG GTGGAGGTTCTCCACCAGGAGGCGCAGCTGAGGCAGCAGGAGGTCCAGACGGACAGTTTGCTGCTCGCTGGTCTGCAGAAGAAGATCAGGCCGCTTCTGCAACAGAACAGCAGCCATGAACACATCGTCTCTACGGCTCAG AGGACTCTGAGCAGGCAGGAGGACGCCCTGTCCACCATCCAGCTGGACGTCCAGCAGGTGTCTCGGATACTCGGTCCTGgtctggaggagctggagcagCTCAGAAAGTCTCTGGATGCTGTGATTGAAGAGGTGTCGGCAACAGAGGCCCTCAAAGAACACCTGG AAACTTTGGAGGAGAATCTGAAGCGTCACTCGGGTCTCCTGGATCTCCATGCCGCTCAGCTCAGTCGCAACAAGCAGCACCTGCAGGAGCTCGAGGCGACGTCCTACGACGGCAAACTGATCTGGAAGATCGACAACTTCAGGAACAGGAGGGAAGCCGAGGCCAAAGGTCAGCCGCCTTGCCTGAGCAGCGTGCCGTTCCACACCGGACGCTGCGGCTACAAAATGGCTGCCAAGGTCTATCTTAATGGGGACGGGGAGGGAAGAGGGACTCACCTGTCCCTTTATGTTGTCCTGATGCCGGGAGACTTCGATGCTCTGCTGCCGTGGCCTTTCAGACAGACCGTGTCTCTGTTTGTTCTGGATCAAAGCGGTGCCGGTAACCACCGGAGTCTCAGCTTCAGACCCGACCCGACGTCCAAAAGCTTCCAACGACCCGCCGCTGAGTCCGTCAGCAACGTAGCTGTTGGATTTTCATGCTTCATTCCCCTCAACAAGCTGGATACGCCCCAAAACGCTGCGTATGTCAACGATGACACGCTGTTTGTCAAAGTGAAGGTGGACATGGCAGGTTTAGAGCAGCTGTAA